One genomic window of Methanosarcina acetivorans C2A includes the following:
- a CDS encoding formate--phosphoribosylaminoimidazolecarboxamide ligase, with product MITKQQVLEFLKNYDLENITIATVCSHSSLQIFDGARKEGFRTLGICVGKPPKFYEAFPKAKPDEYLIVDSYSDIMNKVEELRKKNVIIIPHGSFVAYLGTENFAELTVPTFGNRAVLEWESDRDKEREWLLGAGIHMPGKIDDPRDINGPVMVKYDGAKGGKGFFVAKTYEEFDELVDRTQKYTIQEFITGTRYYLHYFYSPIRNEGYTLSEGSLELLSMDRRVESNADEIFRLGSPRELIEAGIRPTYVVTGNVPLVARESLLPLIFSLGERVVEESLGLFGGMIGAFCLETVFTDSLEIKVFEISARIVAGTNLYISGSPYADLIQEDLSTGRRIAQEIKEAVRTNQLDKIIS from the coding sequence ATGATCACAAAACAGCAGGTTCTTGAATTTCTGAAAAATTACGATTTAGAAAACATTACTATTGCAACAGTCTGTTCTCACTCAAGCCTTCAAATTTTTGATGGAGCTCGAAAAGAAGGTTTCAGAACTCTGGGGATCTGCGTTGGCAAACCGCCCAAATTCTACGAGGCATTCCCCAAAGCAAAACCCGATGAATACCTTATTGTCGACAGCTATTCGGATATCATGAATAAGGTTGAGGAACTCAGAAAGAAAAACGTAATCATCATCCCTCACGGTTCATTTGTTGCTTACCTTGGCACCGAAAACTTTGCAGAGCTGACCGTGCCTACCTTCGGGAACCGGGCTGTACTGGAGTGGGAATCGGACAGGGACAAAGAGCGGGAATGGTTGCTTGGAGCAGGCATCCACATGCCCGGGAAAATAGATGACCCCCGTGATATTAACGGGCCTGTGATGGTTAAGTACGACGGGGCAAAAGGAGGAAAAGGCTTCTTCGTTGCAAAAACCTACGAGGAATTCGACGAGCTCGTTGACCGCACCCAGAAGTATACTATTCAGGAGTTCATTACAGGAACTCGCTATTACCTGCATTACTTTTATTCCCCTATCCGAAACGAAGGATATACCTTAAGCGAAGGAAGCCTGGAACTTCTCAGTATGGACCGCAGGGTAGAATCCAATGCCGATGAAATCTTCAGGCTCGGTTCTCCCAGAGAACTCATAGAAGCCGGGATCCGCCCAACATATGTAGTTACAGGAAACGTCCCTCTTGTTGCAAGAGAATCCCTCCTACCTCTTATCTTCTCTCTTGGAGAAAGAGTGGTTGAAGAATCCCTGGGGCTTTTCGGCGGGATGATAGGGGCTTTCTGCCTTGAAACCGTTTTCACGGACTCCCTTGAAATCAAGGTGTTTGAGATTTCTGCTCGGATCGTGGCAGGGACAAACCTTTACATATCAGGTTCTCCCTATGCGGATCTGATTCAGGAAGACCTCTCGACCGGACGGAGAATAGCTCAGGAAATCAAAGAAGCAGTCCGGACAAACCAGCTGGATAAAATAATATCCTGA
- a CDS encoding ArsR/SmtB family transcription factor, with protein sequence MNGLEDRDGLSETGEPPQGPGPGEQDSRVLVLPVNGDSRKITQILSNETSLKILELLGKKSMSATNIAEELKLPLTTVKYNLDSLVESDLIKVKQIKWSQKGRQVKIYESVEKLIVLVPSRSPMDKLSIINLLQKYIGVIGAAVFAAAGIEYLSAYLRAKKIIDATAPLRMGITGPANETYPEATIMETVETENLSPEADSYNSDFDKVVPEEEVMEEEVEEVMDETPETFAGQQVEDGGGAGNLSSGADTFQREEAGEISATETLDSTSELPSVPSVPSEGLTPLGGLHGLYDTLSLHPGVWFLFGCIFVIFLIIVREVYYKKKTK encoded by the coding sequence ATGAACGGGCTTGAAGATAGAGACGGTTTATCCGAAACCGGCGAGCCTCCTCAGGGGCCTGGACCCGGGGAGCAGGATAGCAGGGTGCTTGTTCTCCCTGTAAACGGGGATTCAAGAAAAATTACCCAGATCCTCTCCAACGAAACTTCATTGAAGATTCTTGAACTTCTCGGGAAAAAAAGCATGTCTGCAACCAATATTGCAGAAGAGTTGAAGCTTCCCCTTACCACGGTCAAATATAACCTGGATTCTCTGGTCGAATCCGACCTGATTAAGGTCAAACAGATAAAGTGGAGCCAGAAAGGGAGGCAGGTCAAGATCTACGAGTCAGTGGAAAAGCTGATTGTCCTTGTCCCTTCCAGGAGTCCAATGGATAAACTCTCCATTATAAACTTGCTGCAGAAATACATCGGAGTAATAGGAGCAGCCGTCTTTGCAGCTGCAGGAATAGAGTATCTCTCGGCTTATCTGCGGGCAAAAAAGATTATCGATGCCACGGCTCCTTTGCGGATGGGGATAACAGGTCCGGCAAATGAGACTTATCCAGAAGCAACAATTATGGAGACCGTTGAAACCGAAAACCTGAGCCCGGAAGCAGATAGTTATAATTCGGATTTTGACAAGGTGGTGCCGGAAGAGGAGGTAATGGAAGAGGAAGTAGAGGAAGTAATGGATGAGACCCCCGAAACCTTTGCCGGGCAGCAGGTAGAAGACGGCGGGGGTGCGGGAAATCTGTCTTCGGGAGCGGACACTTTCCAGAGAGAAGAGGCTGGGGAAATCTCTGCCACGGAGACTCTGGACTCAACCTCCGAACTGCCTTCGGTTCCTTCTGTTCCTTCGGAAGGGCTCACCCCTCTCGGAGGGCTTCATGGGCTTTACGATACTCTTTCTCTTCACCCGGGGGTCTGGTTCCTTTTCGGGTGTATCTTTGTAATATTTTTGATAATTGTAAGAGAAGTCTATTATAAGAAAAAAACCAAGTAA
- the truA gene encoding tRNA pseudouridine(38-40) synthase TruA translates to MRVALKLAYIGTEFHGSQIQPNVETVEKELFKALRNLSIIESPKSADYTCAGRTDAGVHALGQVVAFDTEKPNLAIPRVINSELPPAIWAWAHAEVPYYFDARRSAVSRHYHYVMSGEDYDISKMREASKLLLGTHDFENFSRSNGEKSTVRTLERINVRVDGEITKIDVVGNSFLWNMVRKIVTALSMIGNGVRDNDWLLQMLNPEIYEEGIEPAPPYGLTLMGVNYGENIEWIEDDYSIRRAGEQNHKRILRHRVMAEVLEELISHE, encoded by the coding sequence ATGAGAGTCGCTTTAAAACTTGCATACATAGGCACCGAGTTTCATGGGTCCCAGATTCAGCCGAATGTTGAGACCGTGGAGAAAGAACTCTTCAAGGCTCTTCGGAACCTCAGCATTATAGAAAGCCCCAAATCTGCTGACTATACCTGTGCGGGCAGGACTGATGCAGGAGTCCACGCGCTCGGACAGGTTGTCGCTTTTGATACGGAAAAACCGAACCTGGCAATTCCCAGAGTTATCAACTCCGAACTTCCTCCGGCCATATGGGCATGGGCTCATGCAGAAGTCCCCTACTACTTTGATGCAAGGAGAAGTGCGGTTTCCAGGCACTACCACTACGTGATGAGCGGCGAAGATTATGATATCTCAAAGATGAGGGAAGCTTCAAAACTGTTGCTCGGAACCCATGATTTTGAAAATTTTTCCAGGTCAAACGGTGAAAAAAGTACTGTTCGCACTCTGGAAAGGATCAACGTCCGTGTAGATGGGGAAATTACAAAGATTGATGTCGTTGGCAACAGTTTTCTCTGGAACATGGTCAGAAAAATAGTGACTGCCCTTTCAATGATCGGAAATGGGGTGCGTGATAATGACTGGTTGCTCCAGATGCTGAATCCCGAGATTTATGAAGAAGGAATCGAACCGGCTCCTCCCTACGGGCTAACCCTTATGGGAGTAAATTATGGAGAAAATATAGAATGGATTGAAGACGATTACTCGATCAGGCGAGCAGGTGAGCAGAACCACAAACGCATTCTCAGGCACAGGGTAATGGCTGAGGTGCTGGAAGAACTAATTTCCCATGAATGA
- a CDS encoding TRM11 family SAM-dependent methyltransferase, translating into MLYAFELSGEHEELPAAEVLACLKIEGLDFQPHSRVDQCLVVDIAGREEDVEKTLAGSVTGRLAMTHHILKVVGITENNPDAVLKLAEAFEPEGYIIEGESFVVRAKRIKHHVDFPCEYLEQKIGGCIYRKGFRANLKNPDVEFRLILSEKAVLGTLLSSVDRSAYEARTPQNKPFFHPGVLMPRVARALTNLSEIKTGELFLDPFCGTAGILVEAGLVGARVIGIDAQEKLVLGAHMNLEAYELDYLLMEGDACRIPLKDSTINAVVTDPPYGRSAAILAGSLEELYSGALEEIHRVLKPGGIAVVVSDKASFEYGEKAGLKVLEIYVQRVHRSLTRIITIFRKDMEQNYSES; encoded by the coding sequence ATGTTATACGCTTTTGAACTTTCCGGAGAACACGAAGAACTGCCAGCTGCCGAAGTCCTTGCCTGTCTCAAAATTGAGGGGCTTGATTTCCAGCCCCATTCAAGAGTAGACCAGTGCCTTGTAGTGGATATAGCAGGCAGAGAAGAGGATGTTGAAAAAACCCTTGCAGGTTCCGTAACCGGAAGACTGGCGATGACCCACCATATCCTGAAGGTGGTGGGAATTACCGAAAACAACCCTGATGCAGTCCTGAAACTTGCTGAAGCCTTTGAACCTGAAGGATATATCATAGAGGGAGAAAGTTTTGTTGTCAGGGCAAAGCGGATCAAACACCATGTTGATTTTCCGTGCGAGTACCTAGAGCAGAAAATTGGAGGCTGCATCTACAGGAAGGGGTTCAGGGCAAACCTGAAGAACCCTGACGTGGAATTCCGGCTAATCCTGAGTGAAAAGGCTGTTCTCGGGACTCTCCTGTCCTCGGTTGACCGGAGTGCATATGAAGCCAGAACTCCCCAGAACAAGCCATTTTTCCACCCCGGCGTTCTCATGCCGAGGGTTGCCCGCGCCCTTACGAACCTTTCCGAGATAAAAACTGGAGAGCTTTTTCTGGACCCCTTCTGCGGCACGGCCGGGATACTTGTAGAAGCCGGGCTTGTGGGGGCAAGGGTTATAGGAATCGATGCCCAGGAAAAACTTGTCCTCGGGGCTCATATGAACCTTGAAGCCTACGAACTGGACTACCTACTGATGGAAGGAGATGCCTGCAGGATCCCTCTAAAGGACTCTACAATCAATGCCGTTGTCACCGACCCGCCCTACGGGAGGTCGGCAGCAATCCTTGCCGGATCCTTAGAAGAGCTATATTCCGGCGCCCTGGAAGAGATCCACCGAGTCTTGAAACCCGGAGGTATCGCAGTTGTTGTCTCGGACAAAGCCTCATTTGAGTATGGAGAGAAAGCAGGACTTAAGGTTCTTGAGATTTATGTGCAGAGAGTGCACAGAAGCCTCACAAGGATAATAACTATTTTCCGGAAAGATATGGAGCAGAATTATTCAGAGAGCTGA
- a CDS encoding YunC family protein: MLIEQIPLENGCALGLRFEMQKYPLLVIRVEKGFLMCGYLNVSAAETLGDTAAKVKGVQSFEDMLKAPVVELTKFAGELGIEIGMTGRKALEKMF, from the coding sequence ATGCTCATTGAACAAATTCCACTTGAAAACGGATGTGCACTTGGCCTCCGATTTGAAATGCAGAAATATCCTTTGCTTGTCATAAGGGTAGAGAAGGGTTTTCTGATGTGCGGCTATCTTAATGTCAGTGCCGCGGAGACCCTGGGGGATACGGCAGCAAAAGTAAAAGGCGTGCAGAGTTTTGAAGATATGCTCAAAGCCCCTGTTGTCGAGCTAACGAAGTTTGCCGGAGAACTTGGAATTGAGATAGGAATGACTGGCAGGAAAGCCCTGGAAAAGATGTTTTGA
- the map gene encoding type II methionyl aminopeptidase has translation MTDNVYNKEDIIEKYREAGRILKIVRTEAADMIRVGNSLLEVAEFVEKKTIELGGRPAFPCNISRNQEAAHATPKAGDQDVFGNDMVKLDLGVHVDGYIADSAVTVDLSGNSDIVKASEEALAAAIDLMKPGVSTGEIGAAIEERIHSYGLKPITNLTGHGLSHYEAHDNPPVPNKHVEGGVILKEGDVLAIEPFATNGTGLVHDGSWAEIYSLIKKKPVRLPAVRNVLKQVEEYRELPFAKRWLESDKLEFSLIQLEKAGILHSYPVLVESAGGLVSQAEHTVIITRDGCEVTTK, from the coding sequence ATGACGGATAATGTATACAACAAAGAAGATATCATTGAAAAGTACAGAGAAGCGGGCAGGATCCTGAAGATTGTCAGGACCGAAGCCGCAGACATGATAAGAGTCGGGAACAGCCTGCTTGAGGTTGCTGAATTTGTAGAAAAGAAAACCATAGAACTCGGGGGCAGGCCTGCCTTTCCCTGCAATATCTCAAGAAATCAGGAAGCTGCCCACGCAACTCCTAAAGCAGGGGATCAGGATGTCTTTGGAAATGATATGGTGAAGCTGGACCTCGGAGTCCATGTCGACGGGTACATAGCAGACTCGGCAGTGACTGTGGACCTTTCAGGCAATTCCGATATCGTAAAAGCCTCTGAAGAAGCCCTTGCAGCAGCGATTGATCTCATGAAACCGGGGGTCAGCACAGGGGAAATCGGGGCTGCAATAGAAGAGAGGATCCACAGCTACGGTTTAAAACCTATTACGAACCTCACAGGCCACGGACTTTCCCATTACGAGGCCCATGACAATCCCCCGGTGCCCAACAAACACGTAGAAGGCGGAGTTATCCTGAAGGAAGGAGATGTGCTTGCAATCGAGCCCTTTGCAACTAACGGAACAGGCCTTGTACATGACGGAAGCTGGGCAGAGATCTACAGCCTGATAAAGAAAAAGCCTGTCCGCTTGCCAGCAGTCAGAAATGTCCTGAAACAGGTAGAAGAGTACAGGGAACTCCCCTTTGCAAAGCGCTGGCTCGAATCGGACAAACTTGAGTTTTCATTGATCCAGCTTGAGAAAGCCGGAATTCTCCACTCCTATCCCGTACTTGTTGAAAGTGCAGGAGGGCTTGTGTCCCAGGCAGAACATACGGTAATAATAACTAGGGACGGGTGTGAAGTTACAACAAAATAA
- a CDS encoding M24 family metallopeptidase — protein sequence MTEPDFSIKKALEEAGTDAYLMTGNIHNADIYYVTRFLASDEFVYLQTENGKEVLFISEMERGRAEIESRVSNIKTTQDFGYREKIKEKKDASTAYAACISELLLEEKVKKIAVAYDFPIFYSNYLTEAGFTIVPVKSPFRKMRSVKGPEEIEAIKYAQMAGEKAMEAAITLIADAEEKDGVLYFEGQVLTGAKVNSVIDHTLLDFGCEAEETIVSCGEDTSNPHGTTEGPLRANAPIILDIFPRSKKKRYFADMTRTVLRGEASEKLKEMYETVLVAQQKALEMVKPGIHSSEIHRAVCDLFEARGYHTYRSGSKAGFTHSTGHGVGLDIHELPSVGESGVLLETGNVITIEPGLYYPGIGGIRLEDMVLVTKTGYENFTGLEKKFVLKSFYN from the coding sequence ATGACAGAGCCAGACTTCAGCATAAAAAAGGCCCTTGAGGAAGCAGGAACAGATGCTTACCTGATGACAGGGAATATTCACAATGCCGATATTTACTATGTAACCCGCTTCCTGGCATCGGACGAGTTTGTGTACCTGCAAACCGAAAACGGGAAAGAAGTCCTTTTTATTTCGGAAATGGAGCGTGGAAGAGCTGAAATCGAGTCAAGGGTTTCGAATATAAAAACCACTCAGGACTTTGGCTACCGCGAAAAAATCAAAGAGAAAAAGGATGCATCTACTGCCTATGCAGCCTGTATATCCGAGCTGCTCCTTGAAGAAAAAGTAAAAAAAATTGCTGTTGCCTACGATTTTCCGATTTTTTACTCAAACTATCTTACAGAAGCAGGTTTTACCATAGTGCCTGTAAAAAGCCCTTTCAGGAAAATGAGGAGCGTAAAGGGACCGGAAGAGATTGAAGCCATAAAGTATGCTCAGATGGCAGGAGAAAAGGCTATGGAGGCAGCAATTACCCTGATAGCAGATGCGGAAGAAAAGGACGGCGTACTCTATTTTGAAGGACAGGTTCTTACCGGGGCTAAAGTAAACTCGGTCATTGACCATACTCTACTGGATTTCGGGTGCGAAGCCGAAGAGACGATTGTTTCCTGCGGAGAAGATACTTCAAACCCTCACGGAACTACGGAAGGCCCTCTCAGAGCAAATGCTCCGATAATCCTGGACATATTTCCGAGGAGCAAAAAGAAGCGTTATTTTGCGGATATGACACGGACCGTGCTCAGAGGCGAGGCTTCGGAAAAACTAAAGGAAATGTATGAAACCGTACTTGTAGCCCAGCAAAAAGCGCTGGAAATGGTCAAACCCGGCATCCATTCATCTGAAATACACAGGGCAGTCTGTGATCTGTTTGAGGCAAGGGGGTATCACACCTACAGAAGCGGGTCAAAGGCCGGGTTTACTCATTCTACAGGCCATGGGGTAGGGCTTGATATCCACGAACTTCCCAGCGTAGGAGAAAGCGGGGTTCTTCTGGAGACAGGTAACGTGATAACCATCGAACCCGGGCTGTATTATCCGGGAATCGGGGGTATCCGGCTTGAGGATATGGTACTGGTTACCAAAACAGGGTATGAAAACTTTACAGGACTGGAAAAAAAATTTGTATTAAAATCTTTTTATAATTAA
- a CDS encoding protease inhibitor I42 family protein has product MVAQIFTNANCFDTVSVNLGDTFVIKLRDEPGEHLYSKEEPVAETVWKMETGEGLKLLREQFTPDIPDTKTIPGIHEWEYEAVKPGTWDVEGTYTIFRFGGERKFKLTVKVV; this is encoded by the coding sequence ATGGTCGCCCAAATTTTTACGAACGCCAATTGTTTCGATACGGTCAGCGTCAACCTTGGAGACACCTTTGTGATAAAACTCAGGGATGAGCCTGGAGAGCACCTTTACAGTAAGGAAGAGCCCGTTGCTGAAACTGTATGGAAGATGGAGACCGGAGAAGGTCTCAAATTGCTCCGGGAACAATTCACTCCAGATATTCCGGACACAAAGACTATTCCAGGGATTCACGAATGGGAATACGAGGCTGTAAAACCAGGTACCTGGGATGTTGAAGGCACTTACACCATTTTCCGTTTTGGAGGCGAGAGAAAGTTCAAACTAACTGTTAAGGTTGTCTAA
- a CDS encoding methionine adenosyltransferase produces the protein MARNIKVEELLQTPIEKQRIELVERKGIGHPDSISDGLAEAVSRALCREYISKCGTVLHHNTDETQIVAGRSSPKFGGGEVLQPIYMLLVGRATKEFEGVELATESVALQAARNYLRKTMVNMDLERDVIMDCKLGTGSSDLRDVFKRDRVPVANDTSFGVGHAPFSELENIVYNTERRLLTDLKSRMPAIGEDMKVMGLRDGEDIALTICSGMIGKYIDDLDSYINMTQEMKIYVEELATHYTERDVNVYINTGDNLKTSCVFLTVTGTSAEMGDDGSVGRGNRCNGLITPNRPMSMEATSGKNPINHIGKIYNLLSTQMARDIVKQVPEVQDVYIRLLSQIAKPIDQPLVASAQIIPKEGTSFEKVKSEAEVVIDDWLSNVTKITEMVIRGELNTF, from the coding sequence ATGGCCCGAAATATAAAAGTGGAAGAGCTCTTGCAAACTCCTATCGAAAAACAACGAATAGAGCTTGTAGAACGCAAAGGGATAGGGCACCCTGACAGCATATCGGACGGACTTGCCGAAGCCGTAAGCCGAGCGCTATGCAGGGAATACATAAGCAAATGTGGAACTGTACTCCACCACAACACTGATGAAACCCAGATAGTAGCCGGAAGATCTAGCCCGAAATTCGGAGGAGGAGAGGTACTGCAGCCAATTTATATGCTCCTCGTAGGCAGGGCGACTAAAGAGTTCGAAGGTGTAGAACTTGCTACCGAGTCCGTAGCCCTCCAGGCCGCCAGGAATTACCTGAGGAAGACTATGGTAAATATGGATCTTGAAAGAGACGTTATCATGGACTGCAAACTCGGAACAGGGTCCTCAGACCTCAGAGATGTCTTCAAGAGAGACAGAGTCCCGGTTGCAAATGACACCTCTTTCGGAGTTGGGCACGCCCCATTTTCTGAGCTTGAAAATATCGTCTACAATACCGAAAGACGGCTCCTTACCGATCTGAAGTCCCGCATGCCTGCAATAGGAGAAGACATGAAGGTCATGGGGCTCAGGGATGGGGAAGATATAGCCCTTACAATATGCAGCGGCATGATAGGAAAGTATATTGACGATCTGGACAGCTACATAAACATGACTCAGGAAATGAAGATCTATGTAGAAGAGCTTGCAACTCACTATACCGAACGGGACGTAAATGTTTACATTAACACAGGCGATAACCTGAAAACGAGCTGCGTCTTCCTTACCGTCACCGGGACTTCAGCCGAAATGGGAGATGACGGCTCGGTAGGACGCGGAAACCGCTGCAATGGGTTGATCACACCTAACAGGCCTATGAGCATGGAGGCAACCAGCGGAAAGAACCCGATTAACCACATCGGAAAAATCTATAACCTCCTCTCGACCCAGATGGCCAGGGATATTGTAAAACAGGTCCCGGAAGTACAGGACGTCTATATAAGACTGCTCTCTCAGATTGCAAAGCCCATTGACCAGCCACTTGTGGCAAGCGCTCAGATCATTCCAAAAGAAGGTACTTCCTTTGAAAAGGTCAAATCGGAAGCTGAAGTTGTAATTGACGACTGGCTTTCCAATGTAACAAAAATCACTGAAATGGTTATCAGGGGCGAACTGAACACCTTCTGA
- the hisG gene encoding ATP phosphoribosyltransferase — protein MIRIAIPNKGRLHEPTMSLFKDAGLPISGGAESRILFAKTTDPDIHILFARAADIPEYVQDGAADVGVTGMDLITERGADVEALLDLKYGKASLVLAVPEESVFQSARDLEGKKVATEFPEITRQYFKNLGITVEVITVSGACEMTPHVGIADAIVDISSSGTTLLINHLKAIDTVFSSTVHLIANKKSLKEKGKILDIKTALESVLNAKKKRYLMMNVPEASLQAVKEVLPGMSGPTVMKVESSRSSEESFLAVHSVVDADLIFTIVNKLKNVGARDILVVPIERIMP, from the coding sequence ATGATTCGCATTGCAATACCCAATAAAGGTCGCCTTCACGAACCTACAATGTCTCTTTTTAAAGATGCAGGGCTTCCCATTAGCGGAGGAGCCGAGAGCCGAATACTCTTTGCAAAAACTACGGACCCGGATATTCATATTCTCTTTGCCAGGGCTGCTGATATACCTGAGTATGTGCAGGACGGAGCTGCGGATGTAGGTGTTACAGGCATGGACCTTATTACGGAAAGAGGGGCAGATGTTGAGGCTCTTCTGGACCTTAAATACGGGAAAGCAAGCCTTGTACTGGCTGTCCCCGAGGAATCTGTTTTCCAGAGCGCCCGGGATCTTGAAGGCAAAAAAGTGGCAACAGAGTTTCCGGAGATCACGCGCCAGTACTTCAAAAACCTTGGAATCACCGTTGAAGTTATAACGGTCAGCGGAGCCTGTGAGATGACTCCTCATGTGGGAATTGCAGATGCCATTGTAGACATCTCGAGTTCCGGGACAACCCTCCTGATAAACCACTTGAAAGCTATCGACACAGTCTTTTCTTCCACCGTCCATCTGATTGCGAACAAAAAAAGTCTCAAGGAAAAAGGCAAAATCCTGGACATAAAAACCGCACTCGAAAGTGTGCTTAACGCAAAGAAAAAGCGCTATTTGATGATGAACGTTCCCGAAGCATCCCTCCAAGCGGTAAAAGAGGTCCTTCCGGGAATGTCCGGGCCAACAGTCATGAAGGTTGAATCCAGCAGGTCGTCTGAAGAATCCTTCCTTGCCGTTCATTCCGTTGTGGACGCAGACCTGATCTTTACCATCGTGAACAAGCTCAAGAATGTAGGTGCAAGGGATATACTTGTCGTTCCCATAGAAAGGATCATGCCTTAA
- the hisA gene encoding 1-(5-phosphoribosyl)-5-[(5-phosphoribosylamino)methylideneamino]imidazole-4-carboxamide isomerase: protein MAFEVIPAVDMRGGKCVQLVQGVPGSEIVSLNDPLAVALDWIGKGAKTLHLVDLDGAIEGERKNAPIIEKIVQACREKGVSIQVGGGIRSFEDAASLLELGVSRIILGTAALQNPELVKQLSDAFGSSCVNVALDAKNGKISIKGWTEECAQTPVEMGREFEELGAGSLLFTNIDTEGLMQGVNPGPTRELVESVSIPVIASGGVSSLEDLKVLKQTGASGVVVGSALYTGRFTLEAAIETIRND from the coding sequence ATGGCTTTTGAAGTGATTCCTGCAGTGGACATGAGGGGAGGAAAATGCGTTCAGCTGGTGCAGGGTGTGCCTGGCAGTGAGATCGTGTCCCTTAATGACCCTCTTGCAGTTGCCCTTGACTGGATAGGAAAAGGAGCGAAGACCCTTCATCTGGTAGACCTTGACGGAGCGATTGAAGGGGAAAGAAAAAATGCCCCTATTATTGAAAAGATAGTCCAGGCGTGCAGGGAGAAAGGTGTGAGTATCCAGGTTGGAGGAGGAATCCGGAGCTTTGAAGATGCGGCTTCCCTGCTTGAGCTTGGGGTTTCAAGAATAATTCTCGGAACTGCTGCCCTCCAGAACCCCGAACTTGTAAAACAGCTTTCCGATGCCTTTGGAAGCTCGTGTGTAAATGTTGCACTGGATGCAAAGAACGGGAAAATCTCGATCAAAGGCTGGACCGAGGAGTGCGCGCAAACCCCTGTCGAAATGGGCAGAGAGTTTGAAGAGCTTGGAGCCGGAAGCCTTCTTTTCACGAATATCGACACCGAAGGACTAATGCAGGGAGTAAACCCTGGCCCGACAAGGGAACTTGTGGAATCGGTCAGCATCCCTGTAATTGCATCCGGAGGGGTAAGTTCCCTCGAAGACCTGAAGGTTTTAAAGCAGACCGGAGCCTCAGGAGTTGTGGTAGGCAGTGCCCTCTACACAGGCAGGTTTACCCTTGAGGCAGCTATCGAAACTATTCGAAATGATTGA
- the hisB gene encoding imidazoleglycerol-phosphate dehydratase HisB, giving the protein MRTGRISRKTKETDIQLELNLDGKGVADISTGLGFFDHMLASFSRHSEFDLKVRAEGDLYVDEHHLVEDVGIVLGRALAEVLGDMSGIARFGEARIPMDEALAEVALDVGGRNYLVLKAEFASPQVGQFSTQLVRHFFETLASNAKITMHASVYGDNDHHKIEALFKAFAYAMKRAVKIEGKEVKSTKGTL; this is encoded by the coding sequence ATGAGAACCGGCAGAATCTCCCGCAAGACAAAGGAAACCGATATCCAGCTTGAATTGAACCTTGACGGTAAAGGCGTTGCAGACATCAGCACCGGATTGGGTTTTTTTGACCACATGCTCGCTTCTTTTTCACGGCATTCGGAATTTGACCTTAAAGTGCGTGCCGAAGGTGACCTCTATGTAGACGAGCACCACCTGGTAGAAGATGTCGGGATAGTTCTCGGGAGGGCTCTTGCCGAAGTTCTTGGAGACATGTCCGGTATTGCCCGTTTCGGGGAAGCCAGAATTCCCATGGATGAAGCCCTTGCCGAAGTTGCGCTGGACGTCGGAGGTCGCAACTATCTTGTCCTGAAAGCTGAGTTTGCAAGCCCTCAGGTAGGACAGTTCAGTACCCAGCTAGTGCGTCACTTCTTCGAAACCCTCGCTTCAAATGCAAAAATTACCATGCATGCCAGTGTATATGGAGATAACGACCACCACAAGATAGAAGCCCTCTTCAAGGCTTTTGCCTATGCAATGAAAAGGGCTGTAAAAATCGAAGGCAAAGAAGTAAAAAGTACGAAGGGCACTCTATAA